DNA sequence from the bacterium genome:
CCTGTTTTCTTCTCTTGTTCTGATTGCCAGCCGGAAATACCGCTCGTCCAGTCCCAGAAAGTTATCGCAGACGCGAATAGCTATTCCCGCCTTGAGCATCCGGCGGGCTAAGGTTGTGGCTTTCAAGTCATTATGATCTATCCGCACCAGAAGGAAATTGGCCTTTCCCGGAAAGACCGTTAATCCGGGCAGGGAGCGAAGCTCACTGAGAATGAACTGCCGTTCCTCCCCCACCAGAGCCAGGGTCCGCCCGGCATAGTCACTATCCTGGCGGAAAAGCGCTTCCCCTGCTGCCTGGGCAATCGAGTTGACTGACCAGGGGGGAGCAATTTCCCGCACCCTTTCGACTATCGCGGCGTCAGCCGCAGCCCACCCTAATCTCAACCCGGGGATAGCGTAGAATTTGGTAAGCGAGCGAAGAAGGATGACGTTGGCGGGCCGATGAGAAATCAAACTGTCGGCACCTTCAAGAAAATCGATAAAGGCCTCATCGACCATAAAGAAGGTAGAAGGATGCTGCCTGGCCAGTAACCGCAACGAGCTCGCATCAACCGCATGGCCGGTAGGATTGTTCGGGCTGCCGATCACGACCAGTTCATTTCCTTTCAGTCGTGCCTCCAGGGTTGAAAAATCGAGACCAAATCCGCAGCTTTCTTCCAGGAGGATACCTTCGACAGACAGTCCGGCCTGGTGCGCTGCCCTGATATAATCTGCGTATGACGGCACCGGGATGAGAGCACTCGATACGGGAAGAGCTCGCGGAAAAAGATACAGGAGTTCAGTTGATCCATTGCCAACCAGAATCTCTTCTTCTCGTATAGCATACCGGTTACTGAGGGCCTTGACTAAAGACCGGCAATCAGGATCCGGGTAATGCACCAGGGAGCTTATCGTTGAGCTGATCAGAGGGCCAAGCCATTGAGGAGGTCCAAGGGGATTTATATTCGCGGAAAAATCAAGGATATCCTCAGCAGGGCAGGCGGTGATTTCAGCCAATCGATTTAAATTCCCACCATGCTCATGCCTTGACATATTGGTTTTTATGTCCATAAATGACGATGACTTCATAGCCTTGAGAGTTTTATGGTTATGTATGATACGCGAGCGTTCCTACTCACGAGCCTGGGACCCCCCGGCTTCCTCAAAAGTGGCCATACCGGTCAGAATACCTGCGGCAGCTTCGACCAGATTCATAGCCAGAGCTGCCCCCCCTGCCTTCGCCCAGCCGAAGATCAAGATCCAGCAGGGGCCTTTTCCCCAGGGTTTCCAGGGCTTTTTTATGGCCCTGTTCCATGCACTGATGAGCAGCGATCATAATAGCCGGCAGCATGATTGGAGGATGGCTGGAGCGATTATGCCAGCCAGTCCATGAGGCGGCCAAGAGCCCGCAAGGGCATGGTGAGCCGGGAAAGACGCTCCCGTGCCCTGGCACGGGCAACCGCATCTTGAGGTGCTCTTTCAGGGTCGCTTCTAATAGACTCATGTTCGAACTCCTGCTCAATGTATGATCTGTAACTTTTGACTATGACCTACTGGTGACTATAACCTGCCGGCAAAAAAAAATCCCCGGGCCTA
Encoded proteins:
- the cobD gene encoding threonine-phosphate decarboxylase CobD, translating into MSRHEHGGNLNRLAEITACPAEDILDFSANINPLGPPQWLGPLISSTISSLVHYPDPDCRSLVKALSNRYAIREEEILVGNGSTELLYLFPRALPVSSALIPVPSYADYIRAAHQAGLSVEGILLEESCGFGLDFSTLEARLKGNELVVIGSPNNPTGHAVDASSLRLLARQHPSTFFMVDEAFIDFLEGADSLISHRPANVILLRSLTKFYAIPGLRLGWAAADAAIVERVREIAPPWSVNSIAQAAGEALFRQDSDYAGRTLALVGEERQFILSELRSLPGLTVFPGKANFLLVRIDHNDLKATTLARRMLKAGIAIRVCDNFLGLDERYFRLAIRTREENRRMLETLQAALGYSPGR